The genomic stretch aatttttaatcttattattttattaaattttagTAAATGTAATAAATCCGTGCAAACAAAATATCCTTTCTTCCCCTCATCGGATTTGTTAAACTAGCAAAAGTTgaataatagtaataaaaaaacGTTGAATAAAAGCCaattaattataataaatggATTAGGGGGGTAATGATTTCTTATTAAATCGTGTGTATAAGAATACTATCAAATTGTATAGTTTGCCTTGGAAGAAAgtgaatcaaaatcaacattttGATTAATAGATATAATGGAAAATCTCCTTAATtatctaaaaaaaaaactactATCTATTCAGccaataaagaaaaattgttaGAGTTGagtatcaatttatttaatttaatcaattgtagttggaattgattaattttgtGCCATTTCTCTAATTAGCTGAAacatgaaaaatttatgattgaacaaaaacaattccgtccaccaccaccaccagcaccaccatcacccccacaataaacaaaaaattttccaatctAACTCaatcaatatataaatCCAATGAAATATCcttttatttaaaatgatttctattttcaaaatttttgttttcagaTATTATTAAAGCATCTTTTACTAATTGACAAAAGATGAAACAACAAGACgatttagaaaaatatCAAGACATTGATGCTACCAACAATGACATTAAAccaataatttcttttactaaagaagatattgaagatgGTAAGAACCCTAAGAATCATCACGTTATAACCACAATCACATCTTCTGATggtaaaaaaatcaatattaccAATGATGTTGATCAAGCCATGGAAGCAGtattatcaaatgataatgaacCGCCAATTAACTTTGATGATATATCTTCAACTGAATGgaagaaattattattaaaaattgatttatatttaatcCCCATTATGTgtttattatattgtttCCAATTCATGGATAAAATGACCACTAGTTATGCTTCCATTTTAGGATTACgtcaagaattaaaaatggTAGGGGATATGTATAGTTGGACGGGGACATCATTTTATTTAGGATATCTTGTATTTGAATTCCCAGCATCAATGTTATTACAACGATTCCCTGTGACTAAAACAGTATcagttttcattattttatGGGGGGTTATATTATGTTTACATTCTGTACCTAATCAATATGGTGGATTTATTACATTAAGAACTTTATTAGGAATGTTAGAACTGGCAGTGACACCAGCATTCACGATTATAACATCACAATGGTATAAAAAAGAGGAACAATTTTTAAGAACGGCATTTTGGTTTGGATCTAATGGAATGGGTAATATTATTGGTCTGGCTATTGCTTATGGATtatatcaaaatcaaatcaattatagTATTGATGCttggaaattgattttcatcGTCACCGGTTGTTTAACAATATTTGTTGGGATGATTATAATGGTTCATATTCCTGATACTCCCACCAAGGCATGGtttttaaatgataaagagaaaagaatGGTGGttgaaagaattagaaCTAATCAACAAGGTTTTGGTA from Candida albicans SC5314 chromosome 5, complete sequence encodes the following:
- the DAL52 gene encoding Dal52p (Putative allantoate permease; mutant is viable; similar but not orthologous to S. cerevisiae Dal5), translated to MKQQDDLEKYQDIDATNNDIKPIISFTKEDIEDGKNPKNHHVITTITSSDGKKINITNDVDQAMEAVLSNDNEPPINFDDISSTEWKKLLLKIDLYLIPIMCLLYCFQFMDKMTTSYASILGLRQELKMVGDMYSWTGTSFYLGYLVFEFPASMLLQRFPVTKTVSVFIILWGVILCLHSVPNQYGGFITLRTLLGMLESAVTPAFTIITSQWYKKEEQFLRTAFWFGSNGMGNIIGSAIAYGLYQNQINYSIDAWKLIFIVTGCLTIFVGMIIMVHIPDTPTKAWFLNDKEKRMVVERIRTNQQGFGNTHFKKHQFIEAVMDHRTWLFIIYSISSNLPNGGLTSFSAILLNGDFGYNLTESLLMQMPPGAIAVVGCIILAYCGKFTSSRLIMGMISQIVVIICNCLFTFAKNDKARLAGLYISAVGPVGFICCISCVSSNVAGHTKKITANAMFLIAYCVGNLVGPQTFIESQAPNYVGAKIAIVICSCVSFITLVLIYLSYYWDNKSRDIKARNSEDADLMNHIENYEFADLTDKENLNFRYSL